The following are encoded in a window of Rubrobacter naiadicus genomic DNA:
- a CDS encoding ABC transporter ATP-binding protein: MKTVPALKVEKLRKTYPGGLVALDGVSLEIEPGTFFGLLGPNGAGKTTFISSIVNLARPDSGNIEVFGHDAIRDFRRARRMVGVSPQEVNLDKFLTVEETLLYHAGYYGVPKRKARERAAELLERFGLSDKRNARTNTLSGGMKRRVMFARALMHDPGILFLDEPTAGVDVELRYSLWSYIRELNRGGLTIVLTTHYMEEAEELCEEVALISGGRIADRGTVGELEERHGASSIEEVYMKVIHADS; encoded by the coding sequence GTGAAGACGGTCCCGGCGCTCAAGGTCGAAAAACTCAGGAAAACCTACCCCGGAGGGCTCGTGGCCCTCGACGGCGTCTCGCTCGAGATAGAGCCCGGGACCTTCTTCGGGCTCCTGGGGCCCAACGGTGCGGGCAAGACGACCTTCATAAGCAGCATCGTCAACCTGGCCCGGCCCGACTCCGGGAACATCGAGGTCTTCGGCCACGACGCCATCCGCGACTTCCGGCGGGCGCGGCGCATGGTCGGGGTCTCGCCCCAGGAGGTGAACCTCGACAAGTTCCTCACGGTCGAGGAGACGCTTTTGTACCACGCGGGTTACTACGGCGTCCCGAAGCGCAAGGCGCGCGAGCGGGCGGCGGAGCTGCTGGAGCGCTTCGGGCTCTCCGACAAGAGGAACGCCCGCACCAACACCCTCTCCGGCGGGATGAAGCGGCGGGTTATGTTCGCCCGGGCGCTGATGCACGACCCCGGGATACTCTTCCTCGACGAGCCGACGGCCGGGGTCGACGTCGAGCTGCGCTACAGCCTCTGGAGCTACATCCGCGAGCTCAACCGCGGGGGGCTCACGATCGTGCTCACCACCCACTACATGGAGGAGGCGGAGGAGCTCTGTGAGGAGGTCGCCCTGATCTCGGGCGGCAGGATCGCCGACAGGGGTACCGTCGGGGAGCTCGAGGAGAGGCACGGTGCGTCGAGCATCGAAGAGGTCTACATGAAGGTGATCCATGCTGATAGTTGA
- a CDS encoding sulfite exporter TauE/SafE family protein, protein MALFGLLVGFLVGLTGVGGGSLMSPFLLSVGVPAPTAIGTDLAYATITKLFGSAQHRRQRSVNLQVVAYLALGSVPAGLLGVYTVDRLERIYSARSVDGILGTAIAAVVILAGLSLIARHFIPEKPGRRGKIGGWDGQSPMSLRRKALTTALGAIGGYLVGLTSIGSGTMIAVILLLVYPLSSVEVVGTDVAHATILSFTVGLAHALSGNVSFEITGILLLGGIPGVLIGSRLARAVPGRPLRLLLAAMLIFVGVRMILSG, encoded by the coding sequence ATGGCACTCTTCGGTCTTCTGGTCGGGTTTCTGGTCGGCCTCACTGGGGTAGGCGGGGGTTCTCTGATGAGCCCGTTTCTGCTTTCGGTGGGCGTACCGGCCCCGACGGCGATAGGCACGGATCTGGCGTACGCGACGATAACCAAGCTCTTCGGCTCGGCGCAGCACCGCAGGCAGCGTTCGGTGAACCTGCAGGTGGTGGCGTACCTCGCGCTCGGGAGCGTACCGGCGGGTCTGCTCGGGGTGTACACGGTGGATCGGCTGGAGAGGATCTACAGCGCCCGGAGCGTGGACGGGATACTCGGCACCGCGATCGCGGCGGTCGTGATCCTGGCCGGGCTCTCCCTCATCGCGCGGCACTTCATCCCGGAGAAGCCCGGACGTAGGGGCAAGATCGGGGGCTGGGACGGGCAGAGCCCGATGAGCCTGCGCAGGAAGGCGCTCACGACGGCGCTGGGTGCGATCGGCGGGTATCTCGTCGGCCTGACCTCGATCGGGTCCGGGACCATGATCGCGGTGATTTTGCTACTCGTCTACCCCCTCAGCTCGGTCGAGGTGGTAGGCACCGACGTGGCGCACGCGACGATCCTCTCGTTCACCGTCGGGCTTGCGCATGCGCTGAGCGGCAACGTCAGCTTCGAGATCACCGGCATCCTGCTCCTCGGCGGCATCCCGGGCGTGCTCATCGGCAGCCGCCTCGCCAGGGCGGTACCGGGTCGTCCTCTGCGGCTCCTGCTCGCGGCGATGCTCATCTTCGTCGGCGTCCGGATGATCCTCTCGGGGTGA
- a CDS encoding glycosyltransferase family 39 protein, translating to MARTSATRRTRREGSPLRFVFWTFVLSRAFFLGVGALAHFLLPQARPGGIPGPRGVLGYWANWDGAWYSGIATSGYGLHAPESTAFFPLYPLLVHLGVRLGGGVAPWGVAVSLAALPFAFYFVYETAARLHGDRAARASVLTLAFFPTAFFLNAVYTESLFLALSAGCLWAALVRRDLLLAGFLGALAAATRNLGVLLLLPLFLEWVRNRREFGRRGLAEIAVVPAGLCAYALYLAGRFGDPLVFARQQRAYWGRTLTDPLATARMAWRSAREGARYLVEPHALFVSTLPEPSLAASNTLNLAFFALFTAVMAFGVFVLPPGLSLYALALVLVPLLTPSPLFPLMSLPRFLLDAFPFFIALGVALSRNRRALVVWLVSSALAGAALTTLFVTWRWVA from the coding sequence GTGGCCCGAACCTCCGCTACTAGGAGGACGCGGCGGGAGGGCAGCCCCCTCCGTTTCGTCTTCTGGACCTTCGTCCTCTCCCGCGCCTTCTTTCTCGGGGTGGGGGCGCTCGCTCATTTTCTCCTGCCGCAGGCCCGTCCCGGCGGCATCCCCGGCCCCCGAGGGGTACTGGGCTACTGGGCGAACTGGGACGGGGCGTGGTACTCCGGGATCGCGACCTCCGGCTACGGCCTGCACGCCCCCGAGAGCACGGCTTTCTTCCCGCTCTATCCGCTGCTGGTGCACCTCGGGGTGCGCCTGGGAGGTGGGGTGGCGCCGTGGGGTGTCGCCGTCTCGCTCGCCGCTCTCCCCTTCGCCTTCTACTTCGTCTACGAGACGGCCGCGCGGTTGCACGGCGACCGGGCGGCCCGCGCCTCGGTGCTCACGCTCGCCTTCTTCCCTACGGCGTTCTTCCTGAACGCGGTCTATACCGAGAGCCTCTTCCTCGCGCTCTCGGCCGGGTGCCTCTGGGCCGCCTTGGTGCGGCGCGACCTGCTCCTCGCCGGCTTCCTCGGAGCGCTCGCCGCGGCGACCCGCAACCTCGGGGTGTTGCTCCTCCTGCCGCTCTTTCTCGAGTGGGTGCGCAATCGCAGGGAGTTCGGTCGGCGGGGGCTCGCTGAGATAGCGGTGGTCCCCGCCGGGCTCTGCGCCTACGCTCTCTACCTCGCCGGGCGCTTCGGAGACCCGCTCGTCTTCGCCCGGCAGCAGCGGGCCTACTGGGGGCGCACGCTGACCGATCCGCTCGCGACCGCCCGGATGGCGTGGAGGAGCGCGAGGGAGGGTGCCCGCTACCTCGTCGAGCCGCACGCTCTCTTCGTGAGCACGCTTCCGGAACCTTCGCTCGCCGCCTCGAACACCCTCAACCTCGCGTTCTTCGCCCTCTTTACCGCCGTGATGGCTTTCGGGGTCTTCGTGCTCCCGCCGGGGTTGAGCCTCTACGCGCTGGCCCTCGTGCTCGTGCCCCTGCTCACACCTTCACCCCTGTTCCCGCTCATGAGCCTGCCCCGATTCCTTCTCGATGCGTTCCCGTTCTTCATCGCTCTCGGGGTAGCGCTCTCCCGCAACCGTAGGGCACTCGTTGTCTGGCTCGTCTCTAGCGCCCTGGCCGGTGCGGCGCTCACGACGCTGTTCGTCACCTGGAGGTGGGTGGCCTAG
- a CDS encoding ABC transporter permease codes for MLIVDRGFLTLLKREVLRFLRVWSQTIVPPLLTSLLYVVVFGFALGGRIKEIEGIPYLQYILPGIATMSLVTGAYSNTSSSVFDAKRERYIDDVLASPMSDLQIALAYSLGGTLRGVIVGCGVFLVGMPFARTGAENPLLLLAVWALAAFAFSSLGVIVGVVSTRIDHISFMGNVIIQPLAFLGGVFYSVRMLPHPLKVATLFDPIFHTVDAARYAALGISDLDILPALAVVFFLAAVCFAGACWAISRGPNLRY; via the coding sequence ATGCTGATAGTTGACAGAGGGTTCCTGACGCTGCTCAAGCGCGAGGTGCTGCGCTTTCTGCGGGTGTGGTCCCAGACGATCGTGCCCCCCCTTCTGACCTCGCTTCTGTACGTCGTCGTCTTCGGGTTCGCGCTCGGTGGGAGGATAAAGGAGATAGAGGGCATCCCCTATCTGCAGTACATCCTCCCCGGGATCGCGACGATGAGCCTGGTGACCGGGGCGTACTCGAACACTTCGAGCTCGGTCTTCGACGCCAAACGCGAGCGCTACATAGACGATGTCCTCGCGAGCCCGATGAGCGACCTGCAGATCGCGCTGGCATACTCTCTGGGCGGGACGCTGCGCGGCGTGATCGTGGGCTGCGGGGTCTTCCTGGTCGGGATGCCCTTCGCCAGGACCGGGGCCGAGAACCCGCTGCTTCTGCTCGCGGTCTGGGCCCTCGCCGCGTTCGCGTTCTCCTCGCTCGGCGTGATCGTGGGGGTCGTCTCGACCCGGATAGACCACATCTCCTTCATGGGCAACGTCATAATCCAGCCGCTCGCTTTTCTCGGCGGTGTCTTCTACTCGGTCAGGATGCTGCCGCACCCGCTGAAGGTGGCGACGCTCTTCGACCCGATCTTCCACACCGTGGACGCCGCCCGCTACGCGGCTCTCGGCATCTCGGATCTCGACATCCTCCCGGCGCTCGCCGTGGTCTTCTTCCTCGCCGCCGTCTGCTTCGCCGGGGCCTGCTGGGCGATAAGCCGTGGCCCGAACCTCCGCTACTAG
- the folB gene encoding dihydroneopterin aldolase: MGEDRILLEGMTFHGHHGVLPAERELGQPFVVDVEMKCELREAGLSDDLDKTIDYGEVHRLSREIVEGEPVNLIETVAERIAAAILEHHPRVEEVRVKVTKPHVRLGSTPIAGSAVEIRRSRA; the protein is encoded by the coding sequence TTGGGCGAGGACAGGATACTGCTCGAAGGCATGACCTTCCACGGCCACCACGGCGTGCTCCCCGCTGAGCGCGAGCTGGGCCAGCCCTTCGTGGTGGACGTCGAGATGAAGTGCGAACTCAGGGAAGCAGGCCTCTCGGACGACCTCGACAAGACCATCGACTACGGCGAGGTCCACCGGCTCTCACGCGAGATCGTCGAAGGAGAGCCGGTGAACCTCATCGAGACGGTGGCCGAGAGGATCGCCGCTGCGATCCTGGAGCATCACCCGCGGGTCGAAGAAGTGCGGGTGAAGGTCACGAAGCCACACGTCCGGCTCGGGAGCACCCCGATCGCGGGCTCGGCCGTCGAGATAAGAAGAAGCCGTGCCTAG
- a CDS encoding zinc-dependent alcohol dehydrogenase family protein codes for MKAAVMEKQREPLVVREVEEPSCAPDGAIVRVEANGVCRSDWHAWQGDWDWFGVNPPLPHVLGHEFAGVVEEVGSEVRHHSAGERVVVPFNVADGTCPECVAGHHNVCDNIGLIGFTQWGSFGRYVHVPHADVNLVDLPESVGFVEAASIGCRFMTAFHGLADQAQVRPGEWVAVHGCGGVGLSATMIATALGAGVIAVDIDDRKLDFAREIGAVETVNARETDAARAVQEITGGGAHVSVDALGIAQTCQASVGSVRKRGRHLQIGLTTSAERGVVGLPVDLIVQKEIRLIGSLGMGPVSYPYMLSMIEQGKLSPKRLVSRTIPIEEAGDVLASMGDFGTLGVVVVDRW; via the coding sequence GTGAAGGCCGCCGTGATGGAGAAGCAGCGGGAGCCGCTCGTCGTCCGGGAGGTCGAGGAGCCTTCCTGCGCCCCGGACGGGGCGATAGTCCGGGTGGAGGCGAACGGGGTCTGCCGCAGCGACTGGCACGCCTGGCAGGGGGACTGGGACTGGTTCGGGGTGAACCCGCCGCTGCCGCACGTGCTGGGTCACGAGTTTGCCGGGGTCGTCGAGGAAGTGGGGTCGGAGGTGCGCCACCACTCGGCGGGCGAGCGGGTGGTGGTCCCGTTCAACGTCGCGGACGGCACCTGCCCGGAGTGCGTCGCCGGCCACCACAACGTCTGCGACAACATCGGCCTGATCGGCTTCACCCAGTGGGGCTCCTTCGGCCGCTACGTGCACGTGCCCCACGCCGACGTGAACCTGGTCGACCTCCCGGAGTCGGTCGGCTTCGTCGAGGCGGCTTCGATCGGCTGCCGCTTCATGACCGCCTTCCATGGGCTCGCGGATCAGGCGCAGGTGCGCCCCGGCGAGTGGGTCGCGGTGCACGGCTGCGGCGGGGTGGGGCTCTCGGCGACGATGATCGCGACCGCCCTCGGCGCCGGGGTGATAGCCGTGGACATAGACGACCGCAAGCTGGACTTCGCGCGCGAGATCGGGGCGGTGGAGACCGTCAACGCGAGGGAGACCGACGCGGCCCGGGCGGTGCAGGAGATCACCGGCGGCGGCGCCCACGTCTCGGTCGACGCCCTCGGAATAGCCCAGACCTGCCAGGCCTCGGTTGGGAGCGTGCGCAAGCGGGGCAGGCACCTGCAGATAGGGCTCACCACGAGCGCCGAACGCGGCGTCGTCGGGCTACCGGTCGACCTGATCGTGCAGAAGGAGATCCGGCTCATCGGCTCGCTCGGGATGGGGCCGGTGAGCTACCCGTACATGCTCTCGATGATAGAGCAGGGCAAACTCTCCCCGAAGAGGCTCGTCTCGCGCACCATCCCGATAGAGGAGGCTGGAGACGTGCTCGCCTCGATGGGGGACTTCGGCACCCTCGGGGTAGTGGTCGTGGACCGCTGGTAG